A single Gammaproteobacteria bacterium DNA region contains:
- a CDS encoding Mpo1-like protein, protein MSSSQTMQQLLQEYASSHQNKTNKIIHFICVPVIFWTIVAMLWLVKIPYVENLALVTSVLLSFYYLAKDLKVAIQMIVFTILCLLLTAFVEKRGLPLLEIALILFVVAWIFQFIGHQIEGKKPSFFKDLQFLLVGPAWIIKQIFG, encoded by the coding sequence ATGAGTAGCAGTCAAACCATGCAACAACTTCTGCAAGAATACGCATCCAGCCATCAAAATAAAACCAACAAAATCATTCACTTTATTTGTGTTCCGGTTATTTTTTGGACGATTGTCGCCATGTTATGGTTGGTTAAAATTCCATATGTTGAAAATCTCGCTTTAGTGACCTCGGTATTACTGAGTTTTTATTATCTTGCCAAAGATTTGAAAGTTGCCATTCAAATGATTGTCTTCACCATTTTATGTCTGTTGCTGACTGCATTTGTGGAAAAACGAGGCTTACCACTTCTGGAAATAGCTTTGATACTCTTTGTTGTTGCATGGATTTTCCAATTTATCGGACATCAGATTGAAGGTAAAAAACCCTCTTTTTTCAAAGATTTACAGTTTTTACTAGTTGGACCTGCCTGGATTATCAAACAAATCTTCGGCTAA